Proteins encoded together in one Mycobacterium noviomagense window:
- a CDS encoding MMPL family transporter — protein MLRAITRLAIAAPRRIIAVAVFLALAAAVFGIPVVNSLSAGGFQDPTSESARATELLRDKFDQTDQKMMIVLSTPAGARSDQARRVGTDIVAHLKRSPWVSNVSSAWTSPPQAAAQLISKDNKSGMIVADLKGGEDNAQKYAKTLSAELVHDRDGVTVRAGGMAVAYAQINQQNQHDLVLMESIAIPLSFAVLVWVFGGLVAAALPIALGGLAIVGTMSVLRLISFTTHVSTYALDLSIAMGLALAIDYTLLIITRYREELATSNDPERALFRTMATAGRTVLFSATTVALSMAVLLVFPMYFLKSSAYTVVATAVIVALASIVVTPALIVALGPRLDALNVRPIAARLLPGLRRNRDHAHKPVNSMYFWYRLTKSVLRHAVPVGLSVVALLLLLGVPFLGVKWGFPDERVLPRSASARQVADMLDNDFANGLGNAVTVVIPDARGVSPADVERYAAELSRVPDVSAVSAPMGTFVSGHLMGPAGGPTGVASDSAFLTVSSTAPLYSDASDTQLDRLHKVGGPAARNVQMTGLAQINRDNVAAITQRLPTVLGLIAVITFTLLFFLTGSAVIPLQALVCNMLSLTAAFGAMVWIFQDGHLGALGTTPNGTLNANIPVLLFCIAFGLSMDYEVFLVSRIREYWVASGAAREFGPNSAEARADNDEATALGLAGIGRVVTAAALVMSISFAALIPAQVSFMRMLGLGLTLAVLVDATLVRMVLVPVFIHLVGPRSWWAPKPLVWLHDRLGVGESAAVAVGRRRWAAEASHPTAGYDQEPAVSVTDSS, from the coding sequence GTGCTGCGAGCAATCACCCGACTTGCCATTGCCGCGCCGCGACGCATCATCGCGGTCGCCGTCTTTCTTGCGCTGGCGGCGGCGGTTTTCGGCATCCCGGTGGTCAACAGCCTGTCGGCCGGCGGCTTCCAAGACCCGACGTCGGAGTCAGCGCGAGCGACCGAACTACTCAGGGACAAGTTCGACCAGACCGATCAGAAGATGATGATCGTGCTCAGCACACCCGCCGGCGCCCGCAGCGATCAGGCGCGCCGGGTCGGCACCGACATCGTCGCGCACCTGAAACGGTCGCCGTGGGTCTCCAATGTGTCCTCGGCATGGACGTCGCCGCCGCAGGCCGCCGCGCAGCTGATCAGCAAGGACAACAAGTCCGGGATGATCGTGGCCGACCTGAAAGGCGGCGAGGACAACGCGCAGAAGTACGCCAAGACGCTTTCGGCTGAACTGGTACACGACCGCGACGGCGTCACCGTGCGCGCCGGTGGCATGGCTGTGGCCTACGCCCAGATCAACCAGCAAAACCAGCACGACTTGGTGTTGATGGAATCCATTGCGATTCCGCTGAGCTTCGCCGTGCTGGTCTGGGTTTTCGGCGGCCTGGTAGCGGCAGCGCTGCCGATTGCCCTCGGCGGGCTGGCCATCGTCGGCACCATGTCGGTGTTACGGCTGATCAGCTTTACCACCCACGTGTCGACCTACGCGCTGGACCTGAGTATCGCCATGGGTCTGGCGTTAGCGATCGACTACACATTGCTGATCATCACCCGCTACCGCGAGGAGCTGGCCACGAGCAACGACCCCGAGCGGGCACTGTTTCGGACCATGGCCACCGCCGGGCGCACCGTTCTGTTCTCTGCGACCACCGTCGCCTTGTCCATGGCGGTGTTGCTGGTGTTTCCGATGTACTTCTTGAAATCGTCCGCCTACACCGTTGTGGCCACGGCAGTCATTGTTGCGCTGGCCTCCATCGTCGTCACGCCGGCGTTGATCGTGGCGCTGGGGCCCCGGCTGGACGCGTTGAATGTGCGCCCGATAGCGGCCCGGCTCCTGCCCGGGTTGAGACGGAACCGCGACCACGCGCACAAGCCCGTGAACTCGATGTACTTCTGGTACCGGTTGACCAAGTCCGTGTTGCGCCACGCAGTCCCGGTCGGCCTTTCCGTGGTCGCGCTGCTGCTGCTGCTTGGCGTGCCGTTCCTGGGAGTGAAGTGGGGTTTTCCGGATGAGCGTGTGCTGCCGCGATCGGCATCGGCCCGCCAAGTGGCCGACATGTTGGACAACGATTTCGCCAACGGGTTAGGGAACGCGGTTACCGTCGTGATCCCCGACGCCCGTGGTGTGAGCCCCGCCGACGTGGAGCGCTACGCCGCCGAGCTATCCAGGGTCCCCGACGTGTCGGCCGTGAGCGCACCAATGGGAACATTCGTGTCCGGACACCTGATGGGGCCGGCCGGCGGACCGACGGGCGTTGCTAGCGACAGTGCGTTTTTGACCGTCAGCAGCACCGCGCCACTGTATTCGGACGCCTCGGACACCCAACTCGACCGATTGCACAAGGTCGGCGGACCGGCCGCGCGGAATGTGCAGATGACCGGCCTGGCGCAGATCAACCGCGACAACGTCGCCGCGATCACCCAGCGCCTGCCGACCGTGTTAGGGCTGATCGCCGTCATCACGTTCACGCTGCTGTTCTTCCTCACCGGCAGTGCGGTGATACCGCTGCAGGCGCTGGTCTGCAACATGCTGTCGCTGACGGCGGCATTCGGGGCAATGGTGTGGATCTTCCAGGACGGCCACCTCGGCGCGCTGGGGACCACCCCGAATGGGACGTTGAACGCCAACATCCCGGTGTTGCTGTTCTGCATCGCCTTCGGGCTGTCCATGGATTACGAGGTGTTTCTGGTCTCGAGGATCCGCGAGTATTGGGTGGCCTCCGGGGCGGCCCGCGAGTTCGGACCGAATTCAGCCGAGGCGCGCGCCGACAACGATGAGGCCACGGCTTTGGGCCTGGCCGGCATCGGTCGGGTGGTCACCGCCGCCGCGCTGGTGATGTCGATCTCTTTTGCCGCATTGATACCCGCACAGGTGTCATTCATGCGGATGCTTGGTCTCGGCCTCACCCTTGCCGTGCTGGTCGACGCGACCCTGGTGCGAATGGTCCTGGTTCCGGTTTTCATCCACCTGGTCGGTCCCCGGAGTTGGTGGGCGCCCAAGCCGTTGGTCTGGCTGCACGACCGGTTGGGGGTTGGTGAATCCGCGGCTGTCGCGGTGGGCCGCCGTCGCTGGGCAGCTGAGGCGTCGCACCCCACAGCGGGATATGATCAGGAGCCGGCTGTCTCGGTGACGGACAGCAGTTAG
- a CDS encoding GNAT family N-acetyltransferase: MNTTDDSISIRYATDDDLQAVYENQARVYGVTVEPGDIEAWKRRIQPNDILVAEDVSNPEDPCLVGTSLYYRLRLTVPGGASLDASWLAMIAVAATHQGRGIWQRISLQGFGILQERGYPILCGVPTQPTVYEILGAGVATYARTYNIEPRFTELRAKPSRNQAREVHASVAGRYLPEIYDRWCAITPGALSRDSGWWADFLEDRVTQRDNGSSLNFIVHPDGFLTYRVTGASPHAFRRPFGSVVVQDFCPVTDEAHTELLATLVGMKMFDNIAIEVPIDDPLPLKLKDQLAAPTAALSDFLWMRIMNVPDALGARAYSADADVVLDVTDPLSVAGGRFLLQTRDGVGKCTPHDGPADIKLGLGELATIYMGAHRAYELHRANRITELRSGAIRNLDAAFATERVPYCGTLF; the protein is encoded by the coding sequence ATGAATACGACGGACGACTCCATCAGCATTAGGTACGCAACAGATGACGACCTGCAGGCGGTCTATGAAAATCAGGCCCGCGTGTACGGGGTTACGGTGGAGCCGGGCGACATTGAGGCTTGGAAACGCCGGATCCAGCCCAACGACATTCTGGTCGCCGAGGATGTCTCCAATCCGGAGGATCCGTGTCTGGTCGGGACCTCCCTTTACTACAGGTTGCGGCTGACCGTGCCGGGCGGCGCCAGTCTTGACGCCTCCTGGCTGGCCATGATCGCCGTCGCGGCAACGCATCAGGGAAGAGGAATCTGGCAGCGGATCAGTCTCCAGGGCTTCGGAATACTCCAGGAGCGTGGCTATCCCATCCTGTGTGGTGTTCCGACGCAGCCAACGGTGTACGAGATCTTGGGCGCAGGCGTGGCCACCTATGCGCGCACGTACAACATTGAGCCACGCTTCACGGAGCTACGCGCTAAGCCCAGCCGGAATCAGGCGCGTGAGGTCCACGCTTCTGTGGCGGGTCGCTACCTACCGGAAATCTACGATCGGTGGTGCGCCATAACGCCTGGGGCACTGAGCCGAGACAGCGGCTGGTGGGCCGATTTTCTGGAAGACAGAGTGACGCAACGGGATAACGGGTCGTCGCTGAATTTCATTGTCCATCCGGACGGGTTCCTGACATACCGGGTGACCGGCGCGTCACCACACGCGTTTCGACGGCCGTTTGGCTCAGTGGTGGTTCAAGACTTCTGCCCTGTCACCGACGAAGCACATACCGAACTGCTTGCGACGCTGGTGGGTATGAAGATGTTCGACAACATAGCGATCGAGGTTCCGATCGACGATCCGCTTCCGCTCAAACTCAAGGATCAGCTTGCTGCCCCAACCGCAGCGCTGAGCGATTTCCTCTGGATGCGGATCATGAATGTGCCTGACGCGCTTGGCGCACGCGCATACTCCGCTGACGCCGACGTCGTATTGGACGTGACAGACCCGCTCAGCGTCGCGGGAGGACGATTCCTGCTGCAGACGCGCGACGGCGTTGGGAAATGCACGCCGCATGACGGGCCCGCGGACATCAAGCTCGGCCTCGGCGAGCTGGCAACGATCTACATGGGCGCGCATCGAGCGTACGAACTTCACCGAGCGAACCGCATCACAGAGTTGCGTAGCGGTGCGATACGCAATCTGGATGCCGCCTTCGCTACCGAACGGGTACCGTACTGCGGCACGCTGTTCTGA
- a CDS encoding phytoene desaturase family protein → MTAEAVDAVVIGAGHNGLVAAAMLADAGWDVLVLEAQPEPGGAVRSAELTPGYVTDLFSSFYPMTAASSAMAALHLEDHGLQWSRAPAVVGHPASAADDDPPILYPDPARTATEFERREPADGENWWRIVTLWEKIKSPLLDAILSPFPPVFPTIRLLLKLGTADAVRLAHLLVQPANTMVEQLFDGEAPRLLLLGNAMHADVPAEAPGSGVFGFLMTMLGQDVGWPVPVGGSGQLTAALVNRARSVGAQIECNQNVATIQVQNGRAVGVTTDGGRTVRARRAVVADVTAPRLFCDMLPADAVPVGLRDELEHFVWDPPVVKVNYALDSKIPWRAMGLADVGTIHLGADADGLVRWMADLNTRVVPEHPFMLLGQTTTADPSRSPAGTESVWAYTHLPRNVADDDSAERLAKAVDHVIEEHAPGFGSHVIDRFVQRPSDLEASDANLHLGALNGGTAQLQQMLVFRPAPGMGRAETPVEGLYLGSASATPGGSVHGACGRNAANAALAAAGWTGWPRRKLTRGVLSLLTK, encoded by the coding sequence ATGACCGCGGAAGCCGTCGACGCGGTTGTCATCGGCGCCGGACACAACGGGCTGGTCGCCGCCGCGATGCTGGCCGACGCCGGTTGGGACGTGCTGGTCTTGGAAGCTCAGCCCGAGCCCGGCGGCGCGGTGCGCAGCGCCGAACTGACACCGGGGTACGTCACCGACTTGTTCAGCTCCTTCTATCCCATGACGGCGGCATCTTCGGCGATGGCCGCGCTGCACCTCGAGGACCACGGGCTGCAGTGGTCGCGCGCGCCCGCGGTCGTCGGCCATCCCGCCAGCGCAGCCGACGACGACCCGCCCATCCTCTACCCTGACCCGGCCCGCACCGCAACAGAATTCGAGCGCAGGGAACCAGCTGACGGCGAAAACTGGTGGCGGATAGTCACGTTGTGGGAAAAGATCAAATCGCCACTGCTGGACGCAATCCTGTCGCCTTTTCCGCCGGTATTTCCGACTATTCGGCTGCTGCTCAAACTCGGCACAGCGGATGCGGTTCGGCTGGCTCACCTGTTGGTGCAGCCGGCCAACACCATGGTGGAGCAACTATTCGACGGTGAGGCACCGCGATTGCTATTGCTGGGCAACGCGATGCACGCCGACGTACCGGCCGAGGCGCCCGGCAGCGGTGTGTTTGGTTTCCTGATGACGATGCTCGGCCAAGACGTCGGATGGCCTGTTCCCGTCGGCGGTTCAGGTCAGCTGACCGCAGCACTGGTCAACCGGGCTCGCTCGGTGGGCGCACAGATCGAGTGCAACCAGAACGTCGCGACGATCCAGGTGCAAAATGGCCGCGCAGTCGGGGTGACCACCGACGGCGGACGAACCGTGCGGGCTCGACGTGCGGTGGTGGCCGACGTCACCGCACCGCGGCTGTTTTGCGACATGCTGCCAGCCGATGCCGTTCCGGTTGGTCTGCGTGATGAGCTCGAGCATTTCGTCTGGGACCCGCCCGTGGTAAAGGTCAACTATGCGCTTGACAGCAAGATTCCTTGGCGCGCTATGGGTTTGGCCGATGTCGGCACGATCCATCTCGGCGCCGACGCGGACGGGCTAGTGCGTTGGATGGCCGATTTGAATACCCGGGTCGTGCCTGAACACCCCTTCATGCTGTTGGGTCAGACCACCACAGCCGACCCGAGCCGGTCACCGGCTGGCACCGAAAGTGTTTGGGCCTACACACATCTGCCGCGCAACGTCGCCGACGACGACTCAGCCGAACGGCTCGCCAAAGCGGTGGACCACGTCATCGAGGAACATGCGCCCGGTTTCGGGTCGCATGTGATCGACCGGTTCGTGCAACGCCCGTCGGATTTGGAAGCCAGTGACGCGAATCTGCACCTCGGTGCGCTCAACGGCGGAACCGCTCAACTGCAGCAGATGTTGGTCTTTCGCCCCGCGCCGGGAATGGGCCGGGCCGAAACACCTGTCGAGGGGCTGTATCTCGGCAGCGCGTCAGCGACACCGGGAGGCTCGGTACACGGCGCGTGCGGGCGCAACGCCGCCAACGCAGCGTTGGCGGCCGCCGGCTGGACCGGCTGGCCGCGGCGCAAGCTGACCCGCGGTGTGCTCTCGCTGCTGACGAAGTAA
- a CDS encoding SRPBCC family protein, producing the protein MTATRELSATRDVRASCQQVWDVLANGWTYTQWVVGNSRTRAVDSNWPEPGSVIRHSIGVWPLVINDQTEVESCEPLRELVLRAGLGPFGAARITMRLHETPKGCRVEMIEVPAEGPIRFIPDQLTLVAIHPRNRECILRLTALAERLEPSQVEG; encoded by the coding sequence ATGACTGCCACACGAGAGCTGTCTGCGACGCGGGATGTGCGCGCCTCATGCCAGCAAGTCTGGGACGTACTGGCCAACGGGTGGACGTACACCCAATGGGTGGTCGGAAACAGCCGGACTCGTGCCGTCGACTCGAACTGGCCTGAGCCGGGTTCTGTCATCCGGCACTCGATCGGGGTGTGGCCACTGGTGATCAACGATCAGACCGAGGTCGAAAGTTGTGAGCCACTGCGTGAATTGGTGCTGCGCGCGGGGCTCGGGCCGTTCGGCGCCGCGCGGATCACGATGCGCCTGCACGAGACGCCGAAAGGCTGCCGGGTCGAGATGATCGAGGTGCCGGCCGAAGGACCGATCCGCTTCATCCCCGACCAGCTGACACTGGTGGCCATCCATCCCCGCAACCGCGAGTGCATCCTGCGGCTGACTGCCCTAGCCGAACGTCTTGAGCCGAGCCAGGTGGAGGGATGA
- a CDS encoding aminopeptidase: MTMRRLILLVGAVLLVAGVIGLLLPVSISDDNGGSIGCGNAVASNLQEAKDKTPPDIPIVSQLVPHRNYVAECNSSLGSRRAWSIPLTVIGVITVVGALFVRRPGGAVAGEV, encoded by the coding sequence GTGACTATGCGGCGGTTGATCTTGTTGGTGGGCGCGGTGCTGCTGGTGGCCGGCGTCATCGGCCTGTTGTTGCCGGTGTCGATATCGGACGACAATGGCGGATCCATCGGATGTGGCAACGCAGTAGCGTCCAACCTTCAGGAAGCGAAGGACAAGACTCCGCCGGACATACCGATCGTCAGTCAGCTTGTCCCCCACCGCAATTACGTCGCCGAATGCAATTCCTCGCTCGGCAGCAGGCGCGCGTGGTCGATCCCGCTGACGGTGATCGGCGTCATTACTGTGGTCGGCGCTCTGTTCGTCCGACGGCCCGGCGGAGCGGTAGCCGGGGAGGTTTGA
- a CDS encoding SDR family oxidoreductase produces MPAAQQQAAQRFVDSADGARIAVYEEGNPDGPTVVLVHGWPDSHVLWDGVVPQLAERFGVIRYDNRGVGASSVPKPVSAYTMARFADDFAAVVDSCSPDQPVHAVAHDWGSVGVWEYLGRPGARERVASFTSISGPSQHHLVDYIFSGLRRPYRPRTFVRALSQALRLGYMAFFSIPVLAPLLIRLALSSKAIQRALVRGIPREQIHHSASIARDAAYSVKTYRANYFRSFAGARRDHYVDVPVQLIVNTEDPYVRPYGYDATARWVPRLWRRDIKAGHWSPISHPQVVAASVHEFADFSEGKPASRALRRAEVGRTRDRFGDMLVAVTGAGSGIGRATALAFAQEGAEVVVSDIDEAAAKDTAAQIAAAGGVAHPYLLDVADAEAVEAFADQLCAEHGVPDIVVNNAGIGQAGEFLDTPPERFDRVLEVNFGGVVNGCRAFGRRLVERGTGGHIVNVSSMAAFAPSRSLSAYCTSKAAVYMFSDCLRAELDAAGVGLTTICPGIIDTNIVHTTRLDAPPREGEQVEGRRQQLERLFSVRHYGPEKVANAIMSAVDKQKEIRPVAPEAYLLYGLSRIAPQVLRSTARRRLV; encoded by the coding sequence ATGCCAGCAGCACAACAACAAGCCGCGCAGCGCTTCGTCGACAGCGCCGACGGTGCTCGCATCGCCGTCTACGAAGAGGGCAACCCCGACGGCCCGACCGTGGTGCTGGTCCACGGCTGGCCCGACTCCCATGTGCTGTGGGACGGCGTCGTTCCGCAGCTCGCCGAGCGGTTCGGCGTGATCCGTTACGACAACCGCGGCGTCGGCGCATCGTCGGTGCCCAAGCCGGTTTCGGCGTACACGATGGCGCGGTTCGCCGACGACTTCGCGGCCGTCGTCGACTCCTGTAGCCCCGACCAGCCGGTGCATGCGGTGGCCCACGACTGGGGGTCGGTAGGCGTGTGGGAATACCTGGGCCGCCCCGGGGCGCGCGAGCGGGTCGCCTCGTTTACCTCGATTTCCGGACCCAGCCAGCACCACCTCGTCGACTACATCTTCAGCGGCCTGCGACGGCCCTACCGCCCACGAACCTTCGTGCGGGCACTCAGCCAGGCGCTGCGGCTGGGCTACATGGCGTTCTTCTCGATACCGGTGCTTGCGCCGCTGCTGATCCGGCTTGCGTTGTCCAGCAAGGCAATCCAGCGCGCGTTGGTCAGGGGTATTCCCCGTGAGCAGATCCACCACTCGGCGAGCATCGCCAGAGACGCTGCGTATTCGGTGAAGACGTACCGCGCCAACTACTTTCGATCCTTTGCAGGCGCACGACGGGACCACTATGTCGACGTCCCCGTACAGCTCATCGTCAACACCGAAGACCCATACGTGCGCCCCTACGGCTACGACGCCACCGCCCGTTGGGTTCCGCGGCTATGGCGCCGCGACATCAAGGCCGGCCACTGGTCGCCGATATCACATCCGCAGGTTGTGGCGGCATCGGTGCACGAGTTCGCTGACTTCAGCGAAGGCAAACCGGCGAGCCGCGCGCTGCGGCGCGCCGAGGTGGGCCGAACTCGAGACCGATTCGGCGACATGCTGGTCGCGGTGACCGGCGCCGGCAGCGGCATCGGCCGCGCGACCGCGCTGGCATTCGCGCAGGAGGGCGCCGAGGTGGTAGTCAGCGACATCGACGAAGCCGCGGCCAAGGACACCGCCGCGCAGATAGCCGCAGCCGGCGGCGTCGCGCACCCCTACCTGCTCGACGTGGCCGACGCTGAGGCCGTCGAGGCATTCGCCGACCAACTCTGTGCGGAGCACGGCGTGCCCGACATCGTCGTCAACAACGCCGGCATCGGGCAGGCCGGTGAGTTTCTGGACACGCCGCCCGAGCGGTTCGACCGGGTGCTCGAGGTCAACTTCGGCGGGGTGGTCAACGGTTGCCGCGCGTTCGGCCGGCGGCTGGTCGAGCGCGGCACCGGCGGGCACATCGTCAACGTGTCCTCGATGGCCGCGTTCGCGCCGTCGCGGTCGTTGAGCGCCTACTGCACGTCCAAGGCTGCGGTCTACATGTTCTCCGATTGCCTGCGAGCCGAGCTCGACGCGGCGGGTGTGGGGCTGACCACCATCTGCCCGGGCATCATCGACACCAACATCGTGCACACCACCCGGTTGGATGCGCCGCCGCGGGAAGGCGAGCAGGTCGAAGGCCGCCGGCAACAGCTGGAGAGATTGTTTTCGGTGCGGCATTACGGTCCGGAAAAGGTCGCTAACGCGATCATGTCCGCCGTCGACAAGCAGAAAGAGATCCGGCCGGTCGCCCCGGAGGCTTACCTGCTCTACGGCCTGTCCCGGATCGCGCCGCAAGTGCTGCGCAGCACCGCGCGACGGCGCTTGGTGTAG